The proteins below come from a single Candida albicans SC5314 chromosome 7, complete sequence genomic window:
- the IFA21 gene encoding Ifa21p (IPF family A protein; mutants are viable; Spider biofilm induced) — protein MASEETDIKLFTRLGQLPDDVIALIISYVPKCQLQPLLGFSPTKKAVVKSYLANVKITECQDLIISGTCNQSEHCDCQDKPAAVSLKNLRLLVKQWNLYPKTLYFSSFKELGAMLDVFPEVVINAEGINGVFDKEGSGNRVQNIKQLTRYDLKYDRLELKDFEDTFLVAKSSLPGNVKTLILNNTRLETLSFTGLKKLKAEIPGASGATKEITFPIGLRSLILTVLGERHLNIPSNLVRLHLHVGRTKLSLSSGIMVNLKDLSISWNKLRSFAETGIIAPNLESLNIVDCYYLMDYTTLKSSWKLQSFTIINSPYPIGLFDETSFPHLVDFSYKEVNAKNYHKVWSVSFNRIHESFNSQLFFPPNLKNLTLYGGEFAKSIGFVFMLPPLLEKLHIHNFRLKFPITKFPQHLQEIILKVPAVYILNQLRIPPQAKTVVIEAKKIVFRCMDFFYDLPEGLEKLTLHAINQGKILPFPRRIKWPSSMKSLTLKRFNIDYKRFRKLNLQESNLELIDIYKGRIWELSADALPVSVVQLKLIRMGIETLPESFEKFENLKCLDLSRNPLKRLRSVRLPLPSFKQLIVNRCDLHLISPFLTSMLEKENRKAEFAIMATNNWYLNTYDVLKMMKKLKHFTIYLSTFNEKFAKSHKHSRRIAYEIKHTAENSEETEFSGAGEYADEELYCEYDDFDDFDDDDDDDDNKGAMIRRQLNDCWKVNDSGDEITHSDNPDNLYGMDDKKEGDDDEDDDYDGDYEDEVME, from the coding sequence ATGGCATCAGAAGAAACTGATATCAAACTTTTCACAAGGTTAGGACAACTACCAGATGATGTTATTGCCTTAATCATTAGCTATGTCCCTAAATGTCAATTACAACCATTGTTAGGTTTCAGTCCCACAAAAAAGGCAGTGGTTAAATCCTATTTGGCAAATGTCAAAATTACTGAATGTCAAGATCTTATTATTTCGGGAACATGTAATCAATCTGAACATTGTGATTGTCAAGATAAGCCAGCTGCTGTGtctttgaaaaatcttCGATTGCTTGTGAAGCAATGGAATCTTTATCCCAAAACGCtttatttttcaagtttCAAAGAATTAGGTGCTATGCTTGATGTTTTCCCAGAAGTTGTAATTAATGCTGAAGGTATTAATGGGGTATTTGATAAAGAAGGTTCTGGGAATCGAGTACAAAATATAAAGCAACTCACACGGTATGACCTTAAATATGATCGTTTAGAATTAaaagattttgaagatACATTTCTCGTGGCCAAAAGCAGTTTACCTGGTAATGTCAAGACGCTTATTCTTAATAATACCCGACTTGAAACTTTATCTTTCACTGggttgaagaaattgaaggCTGAAATACCTGGTGCCTCTGGTGCTACTAAAGAAATTACTTTTCCAATTGGATTGCGACTGTTAATCTTGACTGTGTTAGGAGAGCGCCACTTGAATATACCTTCAAACTTAGTTCGTTTACACCTTCATGTGGGAAGAACAAAGTTGAGTTTATCAAGTGGTATCATGGTCAATTTGAAGGATCTTCTGATTTCATGGAATAAGTTACGATCATTTGCTGAAACTGGGATAATTGCACCCAATTTGGAATCATTGAATATAGTCGATTGTTATTACTTAATGGATTACACAACATTAAAGCTGTCATGGAAATTACAATCTTTCACGATAATAAATTCTCCTTATCCAATTGGGTTGTTTGATGAGACTAGTTTCCCTCATCTTGTGGATTTTTCGTATAAGGAAGTGAATGCTAAAAACTATCATAAAGTATGGAGTGTTTCATTTAACAGAATTCACGAAAGTTTTAACCTGCAATTATTTTTTCCTccaaacttgaaaaatttgactTTATATGGTGGAGAGTTTGCTAAATCTATTGGATTTGTGTTCATGTTGCCTCCTTTATTGGAAAAGTTACACATTCATAATTTCCGACTTAAATTCCCAATTACTAAATTTCCGCAACatttacaagaaattattTTAAAAGTTCCAGCAGTTTATATTCTCAATCAATTAAGAATTCCTCCGCAAGCCAAAACTGTCGTTATTGAAGCTAagaaaattgttttcaGATGTatggattttttttatgaTTTACCAGAAGGCCTTGAAAAGCTTACTTTACATGCTATTAATCAAGGTAAAATATTACCCTTCCCAAGAAGGATCAAATGGCCATCATCAATGAAATCATTAACGTTGAAACGTTtcaatattgattataaaaggtttagaaaattgaatttacaAGAGTCTAACCTCGAGCttattgatatttataAGGGCCGAATTTGGGAATTAAGTGCTGATGCACTCCCTGTTAGTGTTGTCCAATTGAAGTTAATTAGAATGGGGATTGAAACATTGCCTGAgtcatttgaaaaatttgaaaatttgaaatgtTTAGATTTAAGCAGAAATCCTTTGAAGAGGTTAAGATCTGTTAGATTGCCCTTACCATCTTTCAAACAGTTAATTGTGAATCGATGCGACCTTCATTTGATATCACCATTTTTGACTTCAATGttagagaaagaaaatcgAAAAGCCGAATTCGCTATCATGGCAACAAATAATTGGTATTTGAATACATATGatgtattgaaaatgatgaaaaaattgaaacatttcACTATTTACCTTAGTacatttaatgaaaaatttgccAAGCTGCACAAGCATTCCAGGCGTATTGCTTATGAAATTAAACATACGGCTGAAAATTCAGAAGAGACTGAGTTTTCTGGTGCAGGAGAATATGCTGATGAAGAGCTTTATTGTGAGTATGATGATTTCGATGATttcgatgatgatgatgatgatgatgacaatAAGGGGGCTATGATAAGGAGGCAATTGAATGATTGTTGGAAGGTCAATGACTCAGGTGATGAAATAACTCATCTGGATAACCCGGACAACTTATACGGCATGGACGATAAAAAGGAGGGtgacgatgatgaagatgatgattatgacGGGGATTATGAAGATGAAGTAATGGAGTGA
- the HHO1 gene encoding histone (Putative histone H1; farnesol regulated; Hap43-induced; contains 5' UTR intron; Spider biofilm repressed), translating into MATAATAKSTKAASASTASKVTYKDMIKSAILTLKERNGSSRQALKKYVQSNNDIKTANFDSLFNTALRKGVETGDFLQPKGPSGPVKLAKKEKPASSAAAGKVAKKATTKKATAAAPKKAATKKAAAPKKVTKPAKKATKAKAEASTKETKAAPKKKAAAAAPKKKAAAPKKVTKKSTK; encoded by the exons ATGGCTACCGCTGCAACTGCTAAATCAACTAAAGCTGCTTCCGCTTCAACAGCTTCTAAAGTTACTTACAAAG ATATGATCAAATCTGCTATCCTTACCTTAAAGGAAAGAAATGGTTCTTC TCGTCAAGCTCTTAAAAAATACGTTCAATCAAACAACGACATTAAAACTGCCAACTTTGATTCTTTGTTCAACACTGCCTTGAGAAAAGGTGTTGAAACTGGTGATTTCTTACAACCAAAAGGTCCATCTGGTCCAGTTAAATTGGCCAAGAAGGAAAAACCGGCTTCATCTGCTGCTGCTGGAAAAGTTGCCAAGAAAGCTACTACTAAAAAAGCTACTGCTGCTGCTCCAAAGAAAGCTGCCACCAAAAAGGCTGCTGCTCCAAAGAAGGTCACTAAACCAGCTAAGAAAGCTACCAAAGCTAAAGCTGAAGCTTCTACCAAAGAAACCAAAGCTGCTCCAAAAAAGAAGGCCGCTGCTGCTGCTCCAAAGAAAAAGGCTGCTGCTCCTAAGAAAGtaaccaaaaaatcaactaaataa